A genome region from Rhinoraja longicauda isolate Sanriku21f chromosome 43, sRhiLon1.1, whole genome shotgun sequence includes the following:
- the LOC144612170 gene encoding uncharacterized protein LOC144612170 isoform X2, with protein sequence MAAADLMVLIIDVIIKSIVVMYFPLSFFTITPVCSITWALTSVATTISVWFTVGFTFDRFVAICYQKLKIKYCTVRTASGVIGTAIALSCLISAPWYFTVESAYISDNKPRGCALKQSFLTSPSWTAFEFLYFAVTPCLPFVLLLLVNSLTARYILVSGRVRRLLRGRNSGENGKDPEMENRRKSIVLLFSISGSSIALWSTVVVYVVSERALGAEYFADSDLLPISLMLQLLSTCTNTCMYVLTQRKFREELKNVVKYPVSFIVKLIISLKH encoded by the coding sequence atGGCAGCGGCCGACCTCATGGTCCTCATCATTGATGTCATAATAAAGTCCATTGTTGTGATGTATTTCCCGCTGTCGTTCTTCACCATCACCCCCGTGTGCTCCATCACATGGGCCCTGACCAGCGTTGCCACAACaatctctgtctggttcaccgtgggTTTCACGtttgatcggtttgtggccatttgttaccagaagctgaaaataaaatattgcaccGTGCGAACGGCGAGTGGTGTTATCGGAACGGCAATTGCTCTGAGCTGTTTAATCAGTGCACCGTGGTATTTTACGGTCGAGTCAGCATATATCAGCGACAATAAACCCAGAGGGTGCGCCTTGAAACAGTCTTTCTTAACCTCACCTTCATGGACTGCGTTTGAGTTCTTGTACTTTGCGGTAACTCCTTGTCTCCCGTTCGTTTTGCTTTTGTTGGTCAATTCACTGACCGCCAGGTACATTCTAGTCTCTGGTAGAGTCCGCAGATTGCTCCGGGGCCGCAACAGTGGAGAGAATGGCAAAGACCCGGAAATGGAGAACCGGAGGAAAtccatcgttttactcttcagcatatcaggcagttcTATTGCGTTGTGGAGTACAGTGGTTGTTTATGTTGTGTCTGAGCGCGCTTTGGGCGCTGAGTACTTCGCAGACAGTGATCTTCTGCCAATTTCGTTAATGCTCCAGCTTCtgagtacctgcaccaacacgtgtatgtATGTCCTGACCCAGAGAAAGTTCCGAGAGGAGCTGAAGAACGTGGTTAAATACCCCGTGAGTTTCATTGTGAAATTAATCATATCATTGAAACATTAG
- the LOC144612170 gene encoding putative G-protein coupled receptor 139 isoform X1, with amino-acid sequence MGVSRLDQIMSIYYPILAAVGVPVNLVAIVILSRGKCGLSKCITRYLVAMAAADLMVLIIDVIIKSIVVMYFPLSFFTITPVCSITWALTSVATTISVWFTVGFTFDRFVAICYQKLKIKYCTVRTASGVIGTAIALSCLISAPWYFTVESAYISDNKPRGCALKQSFLTSPSWTAFEFLYFAVTPCLPFVLLLLVNSLTARYILVSGRVRRLLRGRNSGENGKDPEMENRRKSIVLLFSISGSSIALWSTVVVYVVSERALGAEYFADSDLLPISLMLQLLSTCTNTCMYVLTQRKFREELKNVVKYPVSFIVKLIISLKH; translated from the exons ATGGGAGTCTCACGACTTGATCAAATAATGTCGATTTACTACCCGATTCTGGCCGCTGTTGGTGTTCCCG TTAActtggtggcgattgtgatcctgtcccgtggaaagtgcggtctctccaaatgcatcactcgctacctggtggcaatGGCAGCGGCCGACCTCATGGTCCTCATCATTGATGTCATAATAAAGTCCATTGTTGTGATGTATTTCCCGCTGTCGTTCTTCACCATCACCCCCGTGTGCTCCATCACATGGGCCCTGACCAGCGTTGCCACAACaatctctgtctggttcaccgtgggTTTCACGtttgatcggtttgtggccatttgttaccagaagctgaaaataaaatattgcaccGTGCGAACGGCGAGTGGTGTTATCGGAACGGCAATTGCTCTGAGCTGTTTAATCAGTGCACCGTGGTATTTTACGGTCGAGTCAGCATATATCAGCGACAATAAACCCAGAGGGTGCGCCTTGAAACAGTCTTTCTTAACCTCACCTTCATGGACTGCGTTTGAGTTCTTGTACTTTGCGGTAACTCCTTGTCTCCCGTTCGTTTTGCTTTTGTTGGTCAATTCACTGACCGCCAGGTACATTCTAGTCTCTGGTAGAGTCCGCAGATTGCTCCGGGGCCGCAACAGTGGAGAGAATGGCAAAGACCCGGAAATGGAGAACCGGAGGAAAtccatcgttttactcttcagcatatcaggcagttcTATTGCGTTGTGGAGTACAGTGGTTGTTTATGTTGTGTCTGAGCGCGCTTTGGGCGCTGAGTACTTCGCAGACAGTGATCTTCTGCCAATTTCGTTAATGCTCCAGCTTCtgagtacctgcaccaacacgtgtatgtATGTCCTGACCCAGAGAAAGTTCCGAGAGGAGCTGAAGAACGTGGTTAAATACCCCGTGAGTTTCATTGTGAAATTAATCATATCATTGAAACATTAG